The sequence AAGGCATCTTCAGAGAGCTCCTTGCACACTGCCTTTCCAGAGCCACTGTGTCCTGCTTGCACCTTCATACTCTTGGTTCTCCTGAGCTTCAATAGGTGCAGTTTCACCCCCTGCACCAGGTTTTCCAGGACAAGCAGGGAAATGTCCCAGGCTCAAAGGGCTGcatgtgctgctgctggggggcagAGGCGATGCCTGAGCACGTCCCGTTGACGGGTTAAATTAATTATTAGACGTAGTAGGGATAATCCAGACCTGGGTTTTGCAGACATTCAGCTTTGCTAATCATCTCTGTCCCCCATGCATAGCCAGGTTCAGCAGCCACAGCCGTGTGGGAACACACAGCCTTGGGGGACACCCTCCCAAAACCAGTGTGAGCTGAGCACGCTGCTTTGCAGCCCGACCCACAGCGCTTCTCCGGCAGACAGACCCCTTTCAAAGTCCATGGTCTAAGAACTCCTTTCCTGGACTTTGTTAATGCAAATCTGCTTCAGAGCTGATCTTGCACAGCGGGCGATTGCACAGCCTGCATTCAACAGCCCTCCTCAGGAGAAGGTGGGAGACTCAGGTCCTGTCTGCAGCTGGACCAGAACGTAAAGGACTGGGAGAGAAATCATGACCCAAGAGCGACTTTGGGAGGTCCTAGATCCATTGTGGGGAGAGCCTCGCACCCTCTCAGCTCTGCTCTGCGGTTCAGCTGCGGCTGTCGTGCTACTGAAATGGCTGGAACGTCGGCAGATCCAGCAGAAGATGGAGGAGGCAAGGGGGGCACGGGATCTGGCCCTGGGGCGAATGGAGAAGGCAGTTCACATGTTTAAGCAAGAGGTAATTTGGGGgacagtgttttggggaggaagggttTGCATTTTGGATAACCAAAGCAATGGGGCAGTGCTGATCAATCCCCCTTTGAATAGTGGTTAGGGCATATGCATGTTTTGGAGCATTACCAGTTTTTCTGAGGATCACCACCCTCCATTGTCACAAAAGACCTCCCATAAAGACAGCATAAAGAAAGCATTTCTTAATACGTATATGTTGAGGgaattctgaagactggagtTTGGGACCCTCCAAATCAGATCAACCCAGACCTCCCTGTCcccttttctcctcttctgtCCCTGCCACCAAGCCTTTCCCATCCTCCTTACTTCTGCCCCCCCACAGGACCCTGTCTGCCTCATCTTCCTCAAAGCACAGGGGGGCTTCACATCCCTCCAGCATCAGTGACCAAAACCCATTTCCTCCTGCACATGCCCAAGTGAAGAAGTGCCTGGATTTTAGGTCCTTGGGTTTGGGATTTGTCTTAAACACATAATGAATATCTACTgctatttttttgttgtgtgggaAGATTGCAAGCAGCACACACTTTTCTTTTCCCCATGTTAATGATAAATCTCGTAAAACTTCAGCTGGTTGAACTGCTACTCAACACATTGTCTATGAGTTAGAAGGGGGGGTGAAGGCTTGCAGGAGAGTAAATGGAGACACGTCGAACCTCTCTTACATGTTCAGGCAAGTCTCCACTCAATAAGCAGTTTTCTGCccggttttgttctgtttttatgaaCTAAGGCTCAGCAAATTCCCCGTCAGCAAATTCCCCATTCCAACACATGCAGTGTCATGTGGGTTGCCTGCGTTTCTACAGGGAATGTCTCTTAAAATTCTCCATTCAAGGTCATTTCTGTGCAGCTGTTAGAACTGAGTATTTGCAGCCTTTTCTGTCGTTTTCTCCCCTCTGTACCTAATTTCCAACCCTTTGCAGAATCCAGGCACCCAGACTGCACACATCCTCTCGCTGACAATggtggagctggtggagaagctGAAGGAGGGGTCCCTATCCCCAGAAAGTGTCCTCTACTCCTACATGAGCAAAGTGAGTGATACCTCCAGCATGGGAGAGATGCTGTGGGGCTCTTCTGCAGCGAGGGCTTTCAACTTCAATACCAGCTCATTTGCTGAGAACTGGCAATGCTGGGGGTTATAATTTATCAGTACTGTGATGTATGAAGGGTGGCTCATGGGCAAATAAGCAGGACAGAGATCCAGGGCAGAAAATTATTCCAGCAAGAAGAAAAGTTTATAGTAAGGTCTGAATAATGAATGCTGGAGGCTTGAGGAGATTGAACTTTCAGCTTGAAAACTCAATTTAAATACTGTTTCTTTCCTTCCATCCATTCATCTgtcttgctgctcttctctgTTCTGGAGAGGCTTTGGAGGTGACTCAGGAGGTGAACTGTGTGACAGACTTCATTCATGGCTGTGAGGACCAGCTCCAGAAACTGAAGAAGCAGAAGGAGAAGGGGCTGCTCTATGGCATTCCCATCAGCATCAAGGACCACATTGACTGCAAGGTACATCCCAAATTGCCCCGTCTCTTGGCCTGGGGCTGGGAACAGGCCAAGATGTCCCATCCTCATGAGGACTGGCTGAGAGTTGCCTCAGACGAGGGTGTTCTGGACCGAATGTTGTGGTACTAGCAAACCTGCCTTTTCTTCTGCTGAAAATTTTGTTTCCTGCAGAAATTTCTGACCTGCTTTGATGTAGTTTTCCCTGAGGTagtcaggtccttttctgcccgTGAGAAAAGTTAGGTGGGAACTTTGTCACAGGAGGCATCAGGATGTTGTCTGTTATTGTCACAGCTCTCCTGCTATCTAAAGAGCTTTGCTTCCCATTCCCAAGGGCCACATCTCCTCTGGAGGGATGGTCAAGTTTCTGGGCCAAGTGAAGGAAGAAGACAGCGTCATCGTCCAGGTTCTAAAGAGCCAGGGGGCAATTCCCTTCGTGAAAACCAACATCCCGCAGACGATGATAAAGTAATAACGTGTTCGCCTTCACGAAAACACTGTGATGTGTGACTCTTGGTATCTGAGAAAGGGCTGACCCACATTCACAAGCTCCAACCCTTGTTCAATCATGCACGTTGAGTTAATTGCCTCCTTGTTTCAATCTGAAATTATTTGTCTTACGTTTGATGCCTCTTTCTTCTTAAATTCAGCTGTCCCAACAAATCTACTTCATGCTGATTCTACCTGCTGGGATTAATTCCACGCACATCTCTGCACGGATGCTCCGTGCGCTGTATTTATGGTTTGTAGAGACCAAAGTACCTCACTTACCTGCTGTTCCTCTTCTCCCCAGCTATGACTGCAGCAACCTCATCTTTggccaaaccctgaaccccctcaACCATCAGAAGAGCCCCGGGGGCTCCTCGGGAGGGGAGGGAGCTCTGATCGCAGGTGGAGGCTCCATCCTGGGCATCGGCTCAGATGTAGCTGGCAGCATCCGCCTGCCCTCCAGCTTCTGCGGGTTATGCGGGCTCAAACCCACAGGCAACAGGATCAGGTACATGCCAACATCTGTCTCCTCTTTCCACCCACCACAGATACTGCAAAGTGTCCCCCACAGTGTATCAAGACTTTGCAGTAGTGTCTGTGGTTTCCTCCAGGTTTAAGTTATCCCCCTAACCTGCCTGTTTCCTTGTGTCAGCCAGCCTAAGGGCTCTATTAATGACATGTGATGACCTCCATCTGTTAACGCAGCAAAGACTTACTCAATTTTTAATAGCCTGGCCCAGGAAGGTGAAAGCAAATGCTACAGGGTAATCTCCTTTTCAGATGCTTTGCTTGTAAGAGTTTTCTGTTTATCAGAGATGGTTTGTTCACAGATGAGGAAAAGACCAGGGAAGGGAGATAATAGAAACTGTCTCTAACCTGTAGCAGCTTACAGACCATGGAAGTTCTCCTGGCCTAGAAAGTGTAAAGTCTTTGCAGGACCTTTTGCCCTCCTAGATGTTGACTTGGGGCAAATGGGAAGTCTGCAGCTCGCCATGGTGACCTGCCTTACAGCGAGAGCTGCTGCTAATCTGTTTCTCCCATTCTGTTCCTAGCAAACTGGGTTCGATTTCTGCTGTGGTAGGAATGACTTCAGGTAAGTCCATCTTGTCAAACCCTTGCTTCTTGCATCTCCTTCTCCTGCTGAAGTGCCAGCAAATGTGCTTGCTCAATTATGTCTCTCCTGGCCAGTTAAATTCAGTGATCTATTAGACCAGGGCCTGCCTTGTGCTGTTACATTTTTGCACCATTGATTCTATTCTGGATGGTGGTAGGTGTTACCTGAATCCAAGTGGAATTGAAGCCCTACCTGTTCAGGTGACGCAACGTGTAGCTATGGGAAATGAGAGTTGTGCATCCCAAaggcctgggatatttcactGGAGATGCTTTCAGGAGACTCTGCTGGTTTCAGCTGCTGCCAGGTGGCATTGCTGTGGGCAATTTCCTGGCCTGATGGAAACTCTTCCATGCTGAACCCCTACCAGTGACTGAGACAGCACCAGCCCATCTGCCCGCAGTGATAAGACCTTTGTTCTTGCAGTGACGGGGACGCTGGGGCCGATGGCGAGAGATGTGGACAGCCTGGCCCTCTGCATGAAGGCTCTGCTCTGCGAGGAGATGTTCCAGCTGGACCCCACCGTGCCCCCCATCCCCTTCAATGAGGAGGTAAGGCTCAGGCAAACCCAGGTCTCTATTTGCCCAGCAACAAAGTGAGACCTTGGGAGATTCCTATCTGTTTTCATATCTCGAATGACCCAGGGAAGCAAGCATCCTTCTGAACAGAGGACACTCAGCATCAGAAACCACAAGAAGCAGCCACACAGCAGAGTTGGCAGATCCTTGTTGGCTTCCCCCGATAAGACCTGTCAGACACTGACCCCTTCCCTTCCCGGCAATGTCCAAAACAAGCTTGTTGTCCCCATCCTGGCCCAGTCCCTAAAGGAGCTGATTTCTACTGACCAGAGGAATTCACACCTTTAGTCAGAAAGCCTGATTTAACAGTCACTGCCCTAAGAAATCATTGCCCTTTGTCATTAGCTCTCTGCCTCTGCCATCCGATTGTGTCTTTCTGGCTCAGGTCCTAGGATCTATCAGTTGTCCCTGACATGCAGACAATACAAACCAGTCACTTATCTGGAGGAACAGGCCCCCAAACTTGGTCCGTAGCCAGGCACCCCAGGCATGTGGTCTGTGCAGGTGCCATCACACCTACTGTCCCACAGTTGgcacatgttcccatggcaggagGTCAGAAAGACCAGACCAAGGACCACTTCTGCAGACCTATGCTCTGGACAACACTGCTTTCCACCAGCCCTGTTGCTCCTATCATTCCTCCAGCCCAAGAGACCTCAGCTGCTGCCTCCCTGAGTCCTGGGAATGATCCAGTCTTGTACGTCTTGTGTGTACAAGTGATGGCTCCTCTTTCTCACAGGTTTACACCAGTTCAAAGCCACTTCGGATTGGCTATTATGAAGGAGATGGCTACTTCCAGCCCTCACCCAGCATGAAACGAGCCGTCCAGCAGACAAGAAAGCTCCTCCAGGATGCAGGGCACATG comes from Patagioenas fasciata isolate bPatFas1 chromosome 6, bPatFas1.hap1, whole genome shotgun sequence and encodes:
- the LOC136104063 gene encoding vitamin D3 hydroxylase-associated protein; translated protein: MTQERLWEVLDPLWGEPRTLSALLCGSAAAVVLLKWLERRQIQQKMEEARGARDLALGRMEKAVHMFKQENPGTQTAHILSLTMVELVEKLKEGSLSPESVLYSYMSKALEVTQEVNCVTDFIHGCEDQLQKLKKQKEKGLLYGIPISIKDHIDCKGHISSGGMVKFLGQVKEEDSVIVQVLKSQGAIPFVKTNIPQTMINYDCSNLIFGQTLNPLNHQKSPGGSSGGEGALIAGGGSILGIGSDVAGSIRLPSSFCGLCGLKPTGNRISKLGSISAVVGMTSVTGTLGPMARDVDSLALCMKALLCEEMFQLDPTVPPIPFNEEVYTSSKPLRIGYYEGDGYFQPSPSMKRAVQQTRKLLQDAGHMLVPFAPPKIDYVVDELFTRGIFSDGAAHMVDCFKGDIVDPNLKSQFNTYRLPALVKRIFAILLKPIYPRIARDLSALCGVGSAKNLWDQHGAVAAYRTEFIAKWRKLRLDVILCPMLGPAFNHGYAGKLFAATSYTNLYNVLNFPAGVVPVSTVTRADEEELKHYRGHYRDPWDKRLKEAVTGAVGLPVAVQCVALPWQEELCLRFMKEVETLTHGTKRNV